A genomic segment from Treponema sp. Marseille-Q3903 encodes:
- a CDS encoding alpha/beta fold hydrolase: MHVLSDMPIEKAYFISPVVNMENLIINMMKKANVSENELRDKGEIDTPFGEKLSWKYLRYVREHPVRWAAPTHILYGAKDNLTSFKIISEFAHQIGATLTVMKNGEHWFHTEKQMRFLDNWLQSFTGSNLSVK, translated from the coding sequence ATGCACGTTTTATCCGATATGCCGATAGAAAAAGCATATTTTATTTCTCCCGTTGTGAACATGGAAAATCTGATTATAAACATGATGAAGAAGGCTAATGTAAGCGAAAACGAACTCCGCGATAAGGGTGAAATCGATACTCCTTTCGGAGAAAAACTTTCGTGGAAATACCTTCGTTATGTAAGGGAACATCCTGTTCGTTGGGCGGCGCCGACACATATTTTGTACGGCGCAAAAGACAATCTGACATCTTTTAAAATAATTTCCGAATTTGCACATCAAATCGGCGCAACGCTTACCGTCATGAAAAACGGGGAACACTGGTTTCATACGGAAAAGCAAATGCGCTTCCTTGATAATTGGCTGCAAAGCTTCACTGGTTCTAATTTATCTGTTAAATAA
- a CDS encoding BrnT family toxin: protein MYIFLVGKTIISEDSRFEWDEDKNLANIEKHGIAFEEILEVFDDPAFLTGYDFEHSEKEDRYYGIGNLNGILIVLVFFTEKKNRIRLISARQADKDLREEYYDYFKKING, encoded by the coding sequence ATATATATTTTTCTTGTGGGAAAAACAATTATAAGTGAAGATAGTCGTTTTGAATGGGATGAGGATAAAAATCTTGCCAATATTGAAAAGCATGGAATAGCTTTTGAAGAAATATTGGAAGTATTTGACGATCCTGCATTTTTGACAGGATATGATTTCGAGCATTCCGAAAAAGAAGATAGATATTACGGAATCGGAAATTTAAATGGCATATTGATAGTGTTGGTCTTTTTTACCGAGAAGAAGAACAGAATACGGTTAATATCCGCACGGCAAGCAGATAAAGACTTGAGGGAGGAATATTATGATTACTTCAAAAAAATTAACGGCTGA
- a CDS encoding helix-turn-helix domain-containing protein, whose amino-acid sequence MMSIYDKCPFATTQRVLQGKWAIIILYHLSTGTKRFNELQRLMPTTTRTVLTRQLRQLEKDKLIDRKVFAEVPPHVEYSLSKLGTKFQKVLDEIETFGLNYIAELHKMQKGKNS is encoded by the coding sequence ATGATGTCGATTTATGATAAGTGCCCCTTCGCTACTACTCAAAGAGTATTGCAAGGGAAATGGGCGATTATAATTTTATATCATCTGAGTACGGGCACAAAAAGGTTTAATGAACTTCAAAGATTAATGCCTACAACAACTCGAACTGTTTTAACAAGACAGCTGCGTCAGCTTGAAAAAGATAAACTAATCGACCGAAAAGTCTTTGCCGAAGTCCCGCCTCATGTTGAATACTCTTTAAGTAAATTGGGAACTAAATTTCAAAAAGTGTTAGACGAAATTGAAACTTTTGGTTTGAATTATATCGCCGAATTACATAAAATGCAAAAAGGAAAAAATAGTTGA
- a CDS encoding PIN domain-containing protein: protein MAYLIDTDIIIFALRGDKTVLAKFEENKNIPISISMITYAELVFGAKRSQNERTNMLKVNRIREIYPVEELNIGIMELFADIKANMYSKAMRIEDMDLFIAATAIYNDLTLVTNKTKYFKNIPLLKWENWRT from the coding sequence ATGGCATATTTGATTGATACCGACATCATAATATTTGCGCTGCGAGGGGACAAGACTGTGTTGGCAAAATTTGAGGAAAACAAAAATATCCCTATTTCGATTTCGATGATTACGTATGCAGAGCTTGTATTCGGTGCAAAACGCTCGCAGAATGAACGGACTAATATGCTAAAAGTGAATCGTATTCGCGAAATTTACCCTGTCGAAGAGTTGAATATCGGTATTATGGAACTATTTGCCGATATAAAAGCGAACATGTATTCCAAAGCAATGAGAATAGAAGACATGGATCTATTTATTGCAGCGACGGCAATTTACAATGATTTGACTTTAGTAACCAATAAGACAAAGTATTTTAAAAATATTCCGCTATTGAAATGGGAAAACTGGAGAACATAA
- a CDS encoding SGNH/GDSL hydrolase family protein — translation MKLICIGDSLTFGNVGYSYIHFLNKKIHAVNKGKNGDTLRGAYDRLKKIIDKPRHGGGTFILGIGTNDILLPYLKSLSLFWFLTMNLRCKIKRCIENDDIFEREYDRLLHLCSEKNKRVIVFGMPFINLKNFPHEKTVRRNAVIKRLVQKYNYSFIDIYELQKEMLPPDKRTYTWKHGFAFRLIDAVIMTLLPFCKDMFAKARGLNASVDGVHFNSASAKILAAEIEKAALQ, via the coding sequence ATGAAACTCATCTGCATCGGCGACAGCTTAACATTCGGTAATGTCGGCTATTCGTATATTCATTTTTTAAACAAAAAAATTCATGCCGTAAACAAAGGAAAAAACGGCGACACGCTTAGAGGCGCTTACGACCGGCTCAAAAAAATAATCGATAAGCCCCGACACGGGGGCGGTACATTCATCCTCGGAATCGGTACAAACGATATTCTGCTGCCGTATTTAAAATCCCTTTCTTTGTTTTGGTTTTTGACAATGAATCTGCGCTGCAAAATAAAACGGTGCATAGAAAACGACGATATCTTTGAACGCGAATACGACAGACTTTTGCACTTATGTTCCGAAAAAAACAAACGCGTAATCGTTTTCGGAATGCCGTTTATTAATTTAAAAAATTTTCCGCACGAAAAGACGGTACGAAGAAACGCCGTTATCAAACGATTGGTGCAAAAATATAACTATTCTTTCATCGATATATACGAACTGCAAAAAGAAATGCTTCCGCCCGACAAGCGTACCTATACATGGAAACACGGTTTTGCGTTCAGGCTTATAGATGCCGTCATAATGACGCTGTTGCCGTTTTGTAAAGACATGTTCGCAAAAGCACGAGGTTTGAACGCAAGCGTAGACGGCGTTCATTTTAATTCGGCATCGGCAAAAATTTTGGCTGCGGAAATAGAAAAAGCCGCATTGCAATAA
- a CDS encoding Type 1 glutamine amidotransferase-like domain-containing protein, translating to MRLFLCSHFPSVGSAVEEQIAGKKVLFIPTASIHEGYTGYVGSARKLFKKAGALLTETDISTEEFSKIKTLFDDADVIYFTGGNSFFLIDCLRKTGTDKLLKRQLEKGKLFIGESAGAIVCAPTISYIEKMDPIPKDYSQSDYAGLKLIDFYVLPHYLTAPFKKATEQIMQAFPALEICAINNSQAVIIEDGKRTVISVE from the coding sequence ATGCGTTTATTTTTATGTTCACATTTTCCAAGCGTCGGCTCCGCCGTCGAAGAGCAAATTGCGGGGAAAAAGGTTCTGTTCATTCCGACCGCATCAATACACGAAGGCTATACGGGATATGTCGGTTCGGCACGTAAATTATTCAAAAAAGCGGGCGCCTTGCTGACGGAAACCGATATTTCGACCGAAGAATTTTCGAAAATAAAAACGCTGTTTGACGATGCCGACGTTATTTATTTTACCGGCGGTAATTCGTTTTTCCTCATCGACTGTTTACGAAAAACCGGAACGGATAAACTTTTAAAACGGCAGCTGGAAAAAGGGAAATTATTTATCGGAGAGTCGGCAGGGGCTATCGTATGCGCACCAACAATTTCTTATATTGAGAAAATGGATCCGATTCCAAAGGATTATTCGCAAAGCGACTATGCGGGATTAAAGCTTATCGATTTTTATGTCCTGCCGCATTATCTTACCGCGCCTTTCAAAAAAGCTACGGAGCAAATTATGCAAGCCTTTCCGGCGCTTGAAATATGTGCAATCAATAATTCGCAAGCCGTTATTATTGAAGACGGCAAACGAACCGTAATCAGCGTCGAATGA
- a CDS encoding antitoxin codes for MAMLQVRDMDDRLYDRLKFAAKRDNRSISQQVVTILQNYFTSVPVKHKNATEEFLKLSGAWEDTRSAEEIIDDIRTSRVNSTRFEAVDGIFD; via the coding sequence ATGGCAATGTTACAAGTCCGCGACATGGATGACCGCTTATACGACAGATTGAAATTCGCCGCAAAACGTGATAACCGCTCAATCAGCCAACAAGTCGTTACCATTTTGCAAAATTATTTTACTTCCGTTCCCGTAAAACACAAAAATGCCACAGAAGAATTTTTGAAACTTTCAGGAGCATGGGAAGATACAAGAAGTGCAGAAGAAATTATTGATGATATAAGAACTTCCCGCGTCAATTCAACAAGATTCGAGGCTGTAGATGGCATATTTGATTGA
- a CDS encoding nuclear transport factor 2 family protein: MKNETMKVFGAYRDALERGDFTGVFATISDAIVWHMGGESSLSGTVVGKQALGERLGEFAKRSGGTFKVITNWAASNDCFVAASVVSVAQRGSDKLNDPGIDLFKIENGKIQEVWTFAEQQSAEDTFWDKV, from the coding sequence ATGAAAAATGAAACAATGAAGGTATTTGGTGCTTATCGCGATGCATTGGAAAGAGGTGATTTTACGGGAGTTTTTGCAACAATCTCCGATGCTATTGTATGGCACATGGGAGGCGAAAGTTCGCTTTCAGGTACGGTTGTAGGGAAACAGGCACTGGGAGAGCGTTTAGGAGAATTTGCAAAAAGGAGCGGCGGTACATTTAAAGTTATTACCAATTGGGCTGCAAGTAACGATTGTTTTGTTGCTGCAAGTGTTGTTTCCGTAGCGCAGAGAGGTTCTGACAAGTTAAATGATCCGGGCATTGATCTATTCAAAATAGAAAACGGCAAGATACAAGAAGTATGGACTTTTGCCGAACAACAATCGGCAGAAGATACATTTTGGGACAAAGTATAG
- the rpiB gene encoding ribose 5-phosphate isomerase B, translating to MKIGFGSDHSGVALKNILMEHVRNKGYECVDYGAKDSSVPANYAEYGLKVAEAIKSHEVEKGVMVCGSGVGISLAANKVPGVRAAACSEPCTAKLAVEHSDINAVAMGVCIVGPEEAKMIVDAFLDARFEGGVYTERVDTLSAIERKYGK from the coding sequence ATGAAAATAGGATTCGGAAGCGACCATTCTGGAGTTGCATTAAAAAATATTTTGATGGAGCACGTGCGCAATAAAGGATACGAATGTGTCGATTACGGTGCGAAAGATTCGAGTGTTCCTGCAAATTACGCCGAATACGGCTTAAAAGTTGCCGAAGCGATTAAATCGCACGAAGTTGAAAAAGGCGTTATGGTGTGCGGATCTGGCGTCGGCATTTCTCTTGCTGCAAACAAGGTTCCGGGAGTGAGGGCTGCGGCGTGCAGCGAACCGTGTACGGCAAAGCTCGCCGTCGAACACAGCGACATAAACGCTGTCGCCATGGGCGTATGCATCGTCGGGCCCGAAGAAGCAAAAATGATTGTCGATGCCTTTCTCGATGCCCGCTTTGAAGGCGGCGTCTACACGGAACGGGTCGACACTCTTTCCGCGATAGAAAGAAAATACGGCAAATAA
- a CDS encoding ketopantoate reductase family protein: MKLLIYGAGVIGSLYAAAFAKTGYDTTVYARGKKLETLKTRGLLYEKNGKTYKANVKVIDTLRTDDVYDFIFLTVKENQVHTALEELRSNGSPNIVTMVNTLEPYADWERLCGKGRIIPVFPGAGGSYEDGVLKADFTPPLIQATTFAEIGGKMSERLKKLAAVFKTAGVPYRIVKDMHAWQLCHLALVVPIADAYYKAENPEEVWKEAGIMNGTARQIKNNFQKLYRSGVKLSPPKMHLLRLLPAPVLQAVFTQVFKSRFGNLFMYRHSMKAPDEMRSLHSQLYQYLAGL, encoded by the coding sequence ATGAAACTTTTAATCTACGGGGCTGGCGTAATCGGCAGTTTGTATGCCGCTGCGTTCGCCAAAACGGGCTATGATACAACGGTGTACGCTCGAGGAAAAAAACTTGAAACGCTGAAAACACGCGGCTTGCTGTATGAAAAAAACGGCAAAACGTATAAAGCAAACGTTAAAGTCATCGACACACTGCGAACCGATGATGTCTATGATTTTATCTTTTTGACGGTAAAAGAAAATCAAGTGCATACGGCGCTCGAAGAACTCCGGTCAAACGGCAGCCCGAACATCGTTACAATGGTCAATACGCTTGAACCTTACGCCGACTGGGAGCGCCTGTGCGGTAAAGGGCGCATTATCCCTGTGTTCCCGGGGGCGGGCGGTAGCTATGAAGACGGCGTGCTGAAAGCTGATTTTACGCCGCCTCTAATTCAGGCTACGACATTCGCCGAAATCGGCGGGAAGATGTCGGAGCGGTTGAAAAAACTCGCAGCCGTTTTTAAGACGGCGGGTGTACCGTACCGAATCGTAAAAGACATGCATGCATGGCAGCTCTGCCATTTGGCGCTGGTTGTCCCGATTGCCGATGCGTATTATAAAGCCGAAAATCCGGAAGAGGTTTGGAAAGAAGCGGGCATTATGAACGGTACGGCACGGCAAATAAAAAACAATTTTCAAAAATTGTACCGTTCGGGAGTAAAACTTTCGCCGCCGAAAATGCACCTTTTGAGACTGCTGCCGGCTCCGGTTCTGCAAGCCGTCTTTACTCAAGTTTTTAAAAGCCGCTTCGGAAATTTATTTATGTACCGGCACTCGATGAAAGCGCCCGACGAAATGCGATCCCTGCACTCGCAGTTGTATCAATACCTTGCCGGGCTGTAA
- a CDS encoding BrnA antitoxin family protein: MITSKKLTAERLEEIKNYPISYDEDSPKLTKKQIARLRPAHEAYWNVTPVKKTISIKIDADILAVLQALGKGYQTRINSILRKAITTGDY, from the coding sequence ATGATTACTTCAAAAAAATTAACGGCTGAAAGATTGGAAGAAATAAAAAATTATCCTATATCGTATGATGAGGATAGTCCTAAATTAACAAAGAAACAAATTGCAAGGCTAAGACCGGCGCATGAAGCATATTGGAATGTAACACCCGTTAAAAAAACAATTTCTATAAAAATAGATGCCGATATTCTTGCGGTCCTTCAGGCGTTAGGTAAAGGCTATCAGACCAGAATAAACAGTATTTTAAGAAAAGCTATTACGACAGGTGATTATTAA
- a CDS encoding TetR/AcrR family transcriptional regulator — translation MKRNSKKPEVRKQELIEIAAKLFAEKGYEAVSVRDILDVVDGAPGMFYYYFKSKQDIYVAAMEQYISERLERKCRMLEDDTVPFHKKLAAFRSMIREDINGYTKRFISKGNASISDASYKIWDFLQMLNRMVKPYAKFLLQAYNERHLSDRLKLTEENAELFATFILYGSWGTIYNGKFTKSDKNFTMEDVIAVTDKLLQ, via the coding sequence TTGAAACGTAACAGTAAGAAACCTGAAGTCCGTAAACAGGAATTGATTGAAATTGCGGCAAAGCTCTTTGCAGAAAAAGGATATGAAGCGGTATCCGTACGGGACATCCTTGATGTCGTTGACGGCGCCCCCGGTATGTTTTATTACTATTTTAAGTCAAAGCAAGATATTTACGTTGCAGCTATGGAGCAATACATTTCCGAACGCTTGGAGCGAAAATGCCGGATGCTTGAGGATGATACCGTTCCGTTTCATAAAAAACTCGCTGCATTCCGCAGTATGATTCGGGAAGATATCAACGGGTATACGAAGCGGTTTATATCAAAAGGCAATGCGTCCATTTCGGATGCTTCGTATAAAATTTGGGATTTTCTGCAAATGTTAAACCGCATGGTTAAACCTTACGCAAAGTTTCTTTTGCAGGCATACAATGAAAGGCATTTATCCGATAGGCTAAAATTAACGGAAGAAAATGCGGAACTGTTTGCGACATTTATACTGTACGGTTCTTGGGGAACTATCTATAACGGAAAGTTTACCAAGAGCGATAAAAATTTCACGATGGAGGATGTGATAGCGGTTACCGATAAGCTTTTGCAATAA